A section of the Paenibacillus odorifer genome encodes:
- a CDS encoding methyl-accepting chemotaxis protein: protein MKIRLKLSLVMIGVTLLCISVMGIFTYLKSTQAIVNLTENSMKQVNTNKAQTISAMIAKEQRSTELIASRSEIVDLLLQAGNGGVSKGDKLQNEVNASLQSIVEEAGNLEHILVSDMKGISVADSDTKLIGTDFSERDYTKRVMETAEPVISETLKSKSTGAYVVAFVQPVKSNGKMIGFIASAVSADSMIKYLADTKVVNTTSSYAYLLDENGNKLYYPDKTQIGQPIENTQIAAVMERVKSGEKVADGLLNNTYNGVEKKSTYTVLPETHWLLVLTADLDEIVKPVTDMRNFNLFLGVGSLIIALLIALYFAKKISSPIVKLTDMINKTAELNLTHDSEYEYLTKNKDETGTIAKAMFRTRATLREMAGSLITISSKVLENAETLEKLSIDVRENAHDNSATTQQLSAGMEETAASTEEMTAAITEIDNNVSGITNNVKEGAAVSRQISERALTLQDEATESTTNAKQIYESVRIDMEKAIEQSSAIAEINVLTDTILSIASQTNLLALNAAIEAARAGEAGKGFAVVAGEIRKLAEKSSKIAAGIQGVVTGVYSSVESMKENSEALLSFIDQNVLADYERLTEVSQQYNSDAATVNTLLKQFESAADHLSMAISSINVAVNEVAATVNEGAIGIQDIAVKTADIVEKTFLEVTMADENTQSAKELQGLVDKFKI from the coding sequence ATGAAGATTCGCCTAAAGTTATCACTTGTTATGATAGGTGTGACCCTTTTATGTATTTCTGTAATGGGGATATTTACGTATTTGAAATCAACTCAGGCGATTGTGAATCTTACTGAGAATTCTATGAAGCAGGTCAATACGAACAAAGCTCAGACCATATCAGCCATGATAGCAAAAGAGCAGAGAAGCACAGAGCTTATTGCGAGCCGCTCGGAAATTGTTGATCTACTGCTGCAAGCTGGGAATGGTGGAGTTAGCAAAGGTGATAAGCTTCAGAATGAGGTGAACGCCAGTCTTCAAAGCATTGTGGAGGAAGCAGGGAACCTTGAGCACATTCTTGTCAGTGATATGAAAGGTATTAGTGTGGCTGACAGTGATACTAAGCTTATAGGGACAGATTTTAGTGAAAGAGATTATACGAAAAGAGTAATGGAGACGGCTGAGCCTGTGATCAGTGAAACGCTGAAATCAAAATCTACAGGAGCTTATGTAGTGGCTTTTGTACAGCCCGTAAAGAGTAATGGAAAGATGATTGGATTTATTGCTTCAGCTGTTTCCGCAGATAGTATGATTAAGTATTTGGCCGATACCAAAGTGGTAAACACGACGAGCTCTTACGCTTATTTACTGGATGAGAACGGCAATAAATTATATTATCCGGATAAAACACAAATTGGTCAGCCTATTGAGAATACGCAGATCGCAGCTGTTATGGAGCGTGTGAAATCTGGTGAGAAGGTAGCGGATGGCCTGCTAAATAATACATATAATGGTGTGGAAAAAAAATCTACCTATACAGTTTTGCCTGAGACGCACTGGTTGCTTGTATTAACCGCAGACCTTGATGAAATCGTGAAACCTGTCACTGATATGAGAAATTTCAACTTATTTCTTGGTGTGGGAAGTTTGATTATTGCCTTGCTGATTGCTCTTTATTTTGCTAAAAAAATCTCTTCTCCGATTGTTAAACTAACGGACATGATTAATAAAACGGCAGAATTGAATTTGACGCATGACTCAGAGTATGAGTATTTGACTAAAAACAAAGATGAAACAGGGACGATCGCCAAAGCGATGTTCCGCACCCGGGCTACACTTCGTGAGATGGCTGGAAGCTTAATTACGATCTCGTCCAAAGTGCTTGAAAATGCAGAAACGCTGGAGAAGCTGTCTATAGATGTGCGGGAAAATGCCCACGATAATTCAGCGACTACGCAGCAGCTATCGGCAGGTATGGAAGAGACCGCAGCCTCCACAGAGGAAATGACAGCAGCAATTACTGAAATTGATAACAATGTATCCGGGATCACCAATAATGTGAAGGAAGGCGCTGCCGTTTCTAGACAAATTAGTGAGCGGGCGCTGACTCTCCAAGATGAGGCAACAGAATCTACGACGAATGCTAAACAAATTTATGAATCCGTGCGAATCGATATGGAAAAAGCGATTGAGCAGTCGAGCGCGATTGCAGAGATTAATGTACTGACAGATACGATTCTATCCATTGCCAGTCAGACCAATCTGCTGGCCCTGAATGCAGCTATAGAAGCGGCAAGAGCGGGTGAGGCAGGTAAAGGTTTTGCGGTTGTAGCTGGTGAGATTCGGAAGTTGGCTGAGAAATCGTCTAAGATTGCGGCTGGAATTCAAGGTGTGGTAACAGGTGTATATTCCTCTGTTGAATCCATGAAGGAGAATTCTGAGGCATTACTTTCTTTTATTGACCAGAATGTTCTAGCAGATTATGAACGATTAACTGAGGTAAGTCAGCAATACAACAGTGATGCTGCTACTGTAAATACGCTGTTAAAACAATTCGAGAGCGCAGCCGATCATTTGAGTATGGCCATATCAAGTATTAATGTTGCCGTTAATGAAGTAGCTGCTACAGTAAACGAAGGAGCTATAGGGATTCAGGATATCGCGGTGAAAACGGCGGATATCGTGGAAAAAACATTCCTGGAGGTTACTATGGCCGATGAAAATACTCAAAGTGCCAAAGAGCTTCAGGGGTTAGTAGATAAGTTTAAGATCTAA
- a CDS encoding histidine--tRNA ligase, translated as MMQNIKGTYDYFGKEQALRKNIQNTLQDLFELYDFESMDTTLLNELDLLTSKYAGGDEILKEMYQLTDQGNRKLGLRYDLTIPFAKVIALNPGIEFPFKRYEIGKVFRDGPVKRGRLREFLQCDVDVVGISGPEAEAELMQLATEAFRKLDIPIILKWNNRRFLGEILESIGVPAEDQLSVMLTLDKLEKITLSGVKNELISKEIKPTTITAILELIETDNPSFEQLCEKYSLTGQPGAMEVLVLQKLLQDIQLQQTCRFDPFLSRGLSFYTGTVYEIFDASGSFTSSLGGGGRYDAIIGQLVGREDIQYPTVGLSFGMESIMALLAERPIQEHKTAEVMVIPIGETLPQALIAAAELRACSIRTTLVSGKRKLKKQLATASSKKIRYVILIGESESSVDKVRLKDMKEQTEVIVPLDEAIYLITG; from the coding sequence ATGATGCAAAACATTAAAGGAACTTATGATTACTTCGGAAAAGAGCAGGCGCTCAGAAAGAACATTCAAAATACGCTGCAGGATTTGTTCGAACTCTATGATTTTGAATCCATGGACACCACATTATTAAATGAACTGGATTTATTAACCTCGAAATATGCAGGTGGGGATGAAATTCTCAAGGAGATGTACCAACTCACCGATCAAGGCAACCGCAAGCTGGGCTTACGATATGATCTGACCATCCCTTTTGCCAAAGTGATCGCTTTAAATCCTGGAATAGAGTTTCCCTTCAAGCGTTATGAGATCGGAAAAGTATTCCGTGATGGTCCCGTGAAACGTGGGCGCCTGCGTGAATTTCTGCAATGCGATGTTGATGTCGTTGGTATTTCAGGACCTGAGGCGGAAGCTGAATTGATGCAGCTGGCCACAGAAGCTTTTCGCAAGCTGGATATCCCGATCATCCTAAAATGGAACAACAGACGTTTTCTCGGTGAGATTCTGGAATCGATTGGTGTACCTGCTGAGGACCAGCTGTCCGTTATGCTAACCTTGGATAAATTAGAAAAAATCACCCTCAGCGGCGTGAAAAATGAATTGATCAGCAAGGAAATCAAACCTACAACCATCACTGCTATCCTAGAGCTTATCGAAACGGACAATCCAAGCTTTGAGCAGTTATGCGAAAAATATAGTCTTACCGGACAACCGGGAGCGATGGAGGTTCTTGTCCTGCAAAAGCTGCTCCAAGACATTCAGCTGCAACAGACTTGTCGTTTCGATCCTTTTTTGTCCCGCGGGCTTTCTTTCTACACTGGAACCGTCTACGAGATCTTTGATGCATCCGGCTCCTTTACCTCAAGCTTGGGTGGTGGAGGCAGATATGACGCTATCATCGGACAGCTGGTGGGCAGAGAGGATATTCAATATCCTACGGTTGGCTTATCTTTTGGTATGGAGTCTATCATGGCGCTCCTTGCAGAACGTCCTATCCAAGAGCACAAGACAGCAGAAGTTATGGTCATTCCGATTGGCGAGACGCTCCCACAGGCTTTAATTGCAGCCGCCGAGCTCCGTGCCTGTTCTATCCGAACCACTCTGGTATCCGGTAAAAGAAAACTTAAAAAGCAACTCGCCACAGCCTCATCCAAAAAAATCCGTTACGTTATTCTGATCGGCGAGAGTGAATCCAGTGTGGATAAGGTGCGGCTGAAGGATATGAAGGAACAAACAGAGGTTATAGTTCCATTAGATGAAGCCATCTACCTTATTACTGGCTAA
- a CDS encoding HD domain-containing protein, with product MNQPLIIARAEEFVKEQLGQDTTGHDWWHTHRVRSTACEIAEIERADVFICTMAALLHDVADEKLNPSKEAGLLKVHTWLTANLTEEEQIRHIMLIVETMSFSGGGGEPMQTLEGQVVQDADRLDALGAIGIARTFIFSGAKGRPAYDPEVAPREESLQKEYRDYSKGTAVNHFYEKLLKLKFLMNTAYGRKLAEERHDFMLNFLDQFYKEWNQGRQ from the coding sequence ATGAATCAACCTTTAATAATAGCCCGGGCGGAAGAATTTGTTAAAGAACAACTGGGACAAGATACTACGGGTCATGACTGGTGGCACACCCATCGGGTCCGCAGCACGGCATGTGAAATTGCTGAGATCGAGCGTGCGGATGTGTTTATCTGTACGATGGCAGCCTTGCTGCATGATGTTGCAGACGAGAAGCTTAATCCGTCAAAAGAAGCAGGTCTGCTTAAAGTCCACACTTGGCTCACGGCAAACCTTACAGAGGAGGAGCAAATTCGTCATATCATGCTGATCGTTGAAACGATGTCCTTTAGTGGTGGTGGAGGAGAACCTATGCAGACTCTGGAAGGTCAAGTGGTGCAGGATGCAGATCGACTAGATGCACTTGGCGCGATTGGCATTGCCAGAACCTTTATTTTCTCAGGTGCAAAGGGACGTCCGGCTTATGATCCAGAAGTGGCTCCACGCGAGGAGTCGCTGCAGAAGGAATACAGGGATTATAGCAAGGGGACGGCTGTGAATCATTTTTATGAGAAGCTGTTGAAACTAAAATTCTTAATGAATACGGCTTATGGACGCAAGTTAGCGGAAGAACGGCATGATTTCATGTTGAATTTTCTGGACCAGTTCTATAAGGAATGGAATCAAGGACGCCAATAA
- a CDS encoding DEAD/DEAH box helicase yields MSELQFRDYELDEEIIKALDVLKFMTPTEVQSKVIPVALQQKDLIVKSQTGSGKTGAYGIPLCDLVDWVENKPQALILTPTRELAMQVKEDITNIGRFKRIKAVALFGKQPFAPQKIELTQKTHVVVGTPGRVFDHIERGTLPLNRIKYLIIDEADEMLSMGFIEQIEKIIKQLPKERVTMLFSATLPEVIKNLCRKYMNDPTDIEIQASGITTATIEHALIEVRQAAKFSLLSDIITVENPDSCIIFCRTQEQVNAVFRGLADLEYPCDKIHGGMEQDERFEVMNAFKRGQFRYLIATDVAARGIDIENITHVINYDIPLEKESYVHRTGRTARAGKTGKAITFVTPNEQKWVTEIESYIGFSIPHMKAPSDDAVAYAKEAFEQKINKQPVRKKDKSESLNKEIMKLYFNGGKKKKLRAVDFVGTIAKLEGISAEDIGIISIQDNVTYVDILNGKGAMVLQAMRETTVKGKQLKVHIAKK; encoded by the coding sequence ATGAGTGAATTGCAATTTAGAGATTATGAGTTAGACGAAGAGATAATTAAAGCACTGGATGTTCTGAAATTTATGACACCTACGGAGGTACAGAGCAAGGTAATTCCTGTGGCTTTGCAGCAAAAGGATCTGATTGTGAAATCGCAAACAGGCAGTGGCAAGACCGGAGCTTATGGTATTCCGCTTTGCGATCTGGTGGATTGGGTGGAGAATAAGCCGCAGGCTTTGATTCTTACGCCAACTCGAGAGCTTGCGATGCAGGTGAAAGAGGATATTACGAACATCGGACGTTTTAAACGGATTAAGGCAGTTGCTCTTTTCGGCAAGCAGCCCTTTGCCCCCCAAAAGATAGAGCTTACGCAAAAAACACATGTTGTCGTAGGTACGCCTGGACGCGTATTTGACCATATTGAAAGAGGCACACTTCCGCTAAATCGAATCAAATATTTGATCATCGATGAAGCTGACGAAATGCTGAGCATGGGCTTTATTGAGCAGATCGAGAAGATCATCAAGCAGCTGCCCAAAGAACGAGTAACCATGTTATTCTCAGCTACCTTACCCGAAGTCATTAAGAATTTGTGCCGAAAATATATGAACGATCCAACGGATATCGAGATTCAGGCAAGTGGAATTACGACGGCTACGATTGAACATGCGTTGATTGAAGTGAGACAAGCTGCCAAATTCTCTTTGCTAAGCGATATCATAACGGTGGAGAATCCGGATAGCTGTATTATTTTTTGCCGTACGCAGGAGCAGGTGAATGCTGTATTCAGAGGACTGGCGGATCTGGAATATCCTTGTGATAAGATCCATGGGGGTATGGAGCAGGATGAGCGCTTTGAGGTCATGAATGCTTTTAAAAGAGGGCAATTCCGCTATTTAATCGCTACCGATGTGGCGGCTAGAGGGATTGATATCGAGAATATCACCCATGTGATTAATTACGATATTCCACTGGAAAAAGAAAGCTACGTGCATCGTACAGGCAGAACCGCGCGTGCAGGCAAGACGGGTAAAGCGATCACTTTTGTCACTCCGAATGAGCAGAAGTGGGTAACTGAAATTGAAAGCTATATTGGCTTCAGCATTCCGCATATGAAAGCTCCTTCGGACGACGCAGTTGCCTACGCAAAGGAAGCGTTCGAGCAGAAGATCAATAAGCAGCCTGTCCGCAAAAAGGACAAAAGCGAAAGCTTAAACAAAGAGATTATGAAGCTATACTTCAACGGCGGCAAGAAAAAGAAGCTAAGAGCCGTGGATTTTGTCGGCACAATAGCAAAGCTTGAAGGTATTTCCGCCGAAGATATCGGGATTATCTCGATTCAGGACAATGTGACCTACGTGGATATTTTGAACGGTAAAGGCGCAATGGTGCTGCAAGCGATGAGAGAGACCACCGTAAAGGGCAAGCAGCTGAAGGTTCATATTGCGAAAAAATAA